The sequence TTTGAATCGACCGCCCTCGAAGTATTGAAGTTCCTTTGAAGATATAAGTTTTCTTCTAAGGCTCTAACTTCAAGAGCATCACATGCTCCGCTTTCTTAAATCAACCGAGAGAAAATCAAAGGTTTAAATTCTAGAGATTGAACATCattgcatcaaatcaacataaatccAACATCAAttcaagttcaactccacgaatcaaatttcttcgaaaattTCGTATGGACACTAATTTTTAAATGTTAATTTGTTCATCATTTACTTCTCAAAAAGAGGAAATCGACAAAAAAAAATCCTCAATTTAAACAAATTCTAAGATGGGTGGAAATTTTTGGCATTACAATAGAGTAAGAAAATTTGAATAAATCATACTAATGGACGAATGTACATGAATCTAATGATAATATCCATCATTGCCCATTATCAAAGTTTGGTGCAAACTTCATTCTACATCATGAAACTACGTGAAATGATCGTTAACCTTTCAAAAATCTTGAACATCGTTCTTAGAATCTGACCGCTTTTAACTTAGAGAGAACATTATCATACAACAAAGTAATTTTGAGGGATCTTTTCGAAATATTCAAGGATGTATAGAACCattttgaaaacagaaaaagctcataagtccacaataaaaaaaatataaaaaatgtccgGTCAACAACGCACCTAAAATATTTAGTATACGATCgtgccaaatttaaacgattttatttttaagattctttgtacacgatcgtttaatttagttacacgatcatttagatttagtacatggttttttagatttgatcgtttaaatttggggagccaaatctaaacattttttttttcaagaattttagtacatgatcgtttagatttggctacaatcatttagatttggctgcatgatcgtttatttttgtacacaatcgtaccaaatctaaatgatttttttaagattctttgatacacgattgtcgagatttggttattttatatttaatatacgatcttgaacaaccaaataacagtttgaaaaaaaaaaaaacagagaagaaagacgatagaaagaaaaaaaaatcacaagaaAGATAGATGAAAAGGAAAGGtaaacctgaaatattaaaaaaaaaaaatgaccaTCTTCATGGACTTTCATTTTGTAACATTggtcataaatattttgctgatttgttttatttataaaaatttcctAATTATACGTGAAAGGTTTTACAATGAAGAGGCTGAAaggttttaaaataaaagagtaccatgttaaaaaaaaagttacatatgtagagataaaaaaggaaaattgtaaaaaaatagagcatttgacaaaatatttatcaattttGCCTTTTTTAATGTAATATATTGATGGAATAAAAACACGAGAGAAACATGCCACAGCGGAAAactaggatcatgctttactttatatgcatctaaacatttagaaattaacatgctgtAACTAAACGacagacctaaacgaagaatagagaaggtaaacgatgagcttacctttgtagttcttaacttcttcgttccaaaacttcttcttgcCTGAAGATCATGAGCAAAGGAccaccactatgttgacctactaatctcaggactaagaaccAAGTCGTGGAACTCGTTTTTATGAAGGAAAACTTAAAGAGATGGATGGAggaaggtgtatcgtttagagactttttcatgaaattttCATCATCCActtctcattctgtaaatggaagtttataaagaaaatcATATGCAAAATTCATGCAATTTACTTTATGAAATCttaacacctaattaatccattaactattaatgaaattattggtttataaattcattacaagctgccacattttccactaacatttagtaataaatatattacTCAAAGGGTAATTTGGTCATTTGTcaaattaagtcaaagtcaaactttgacttttcttagtcaaaagtcaacattttgactttttgctattttacccgtcttgactaattctaacctcccgagtatgaatctacattcatttttctaaaatttaagtcattttttaatataaatccggtcaaagttttgtttttcaaagtcaaaagtcaacatgttgacttttacaactttgaccgtttcaaaacttttcaagcttctaaatatgaatccatattcatatttttattatttgaatcatatttaaacataaagcttaaagtttatatttaccgacttatatcatatatatttttcggtttctctctctttacctaattcgaacaattcgagttattccaacatattgttctaagttgaatccatatgagctagtaggagaacctaatggacctatagatcatgggctccaacgattcgatattaactggctaaacttttttaaaccaagcttaatcaacattcgttaactaatgagtcattccactaaagacttgtagttgcactcccctcactatagatatatttctgtccacctgatataaccatgatgggtaagttgatcattcacaggttgttcgtaatcttggctaggtcaaaatactgttttacccctgagattatatcttgctccttaagacccactgatccaatattgaacaattggttttaaggtccaacctatatacctgaatccttctcgggccaatgagaaggtgggaccccttattcaagacttagattcagttcttaagggaacaatctatctattatcccagaaatggataggagtgaattccatcttgcaccctatgtccctagctatatccactcggtcttatccctgaaatggaaggTTTATTGGACCAACGATGATGacctgccctcacctatgcagatcaaAGGATACCActgaatgaacagaagttcatagttagctcaggattaagatcaagttacctaggtcattataattgaaatagttagtttatatagtttacgacgttataactaaaagtgactatttcatggttccagtcttatgcaaaccatttacataggatgcccccactatcatgtctccacatgaacgattcagaattacatcgtttgtactaactacggagtgggccgcatccatagtgtttttcaagaataaggtgcccaactttattcatacactatagaccatttgggctattaactcgaacttaatccatgtttatgtccctacataaagttcaagtgtattgactaacttagtaaaatagccttgggaccttaatttattggttttaagattatagcattcaataacaaacttattgaatcaaataacaaagtacgagttttaggacataaattccaacatatatatgtgtatattttttaatcccttacttattttcaaaattccTTTTAATCTAATAAAGAAATGTTATTGTAACCTCATACCCGTACTTACCATAAATTTTATTGGGTATGTAGGCACATTCTATAATGGATCTGTTCTCGAGGGTCATCAATAAGTACATACATTGATAAATACAAATCTCATTTAGATAATATAGATCAGAATTATATGAACAATATTGTAAGTATGGAAATCTTGTAATTACTCGTGAAAACTCAATCAGATAGGTTAGTGAACAAAGAAGATTGAGAGATTCTTTGTGATCGTTGGAAGACCCCTAAATGGAAGGTAAATTTTATGTGTTTTTGTATGTTCACACGAAGTTTGACTTTACTAATAAACTATAAATTATGTATAAGAAAAAAGGcaaaagaacaagaaaattaAAGTGTCTCAATTTCAACTATTATTGTGGGTTGAAATCTTTTCTTCAACTACAAAATGAATTGGTATGATTTGATACAAATTCATTATTTTGTCTTATTCATTTCTCATTAATTACATCtaaaaatactatttttttaattgaattataGATGAACGATAAGGATGAAGAAGTAGACCAAGTGAAATTGTTTTACAAAACTCATTTTTTAAGAGAAGGATAGGTGGGTAAGTGAATCCGCCAAAGAAGCATATGTATGTTATATTGTATTGTACGTGtgtcataataataatatatcaaCCCGTGTATATAATATCTAACATCCAAAACCGTTATAAATATAGTTGGCAATGCAAGAGGAGATAAGAAAATCATCAGAAGATAGACTTGAATCAACACTAGAGGCAATTATTTGTGAACGAATTTTGGAAAAACGATCAGGCTGCACTAAAAAGGTCTTGGATGGAACGCAACCCCCAATGTAGCAACATGTGGTACATATTATTCCTTGCAGTTTTGTTGTTGCAATTCACCTAGGAGTGATGAGTAGTCTTAACGCTTTGTATCTTGCATAGTGTGTTCGTGTCTCGCGTAGTCAGAATGCCTTCTTTGGTTAGCTCGTGTAATCTTTAAATCACCAAGTAAACATCTTGCCAACTTGCCTGTTATTTGGTCAAATAGCCTAATGTTAATACGCCAACTACCAAATAGAAATTAGttatagagaaaaaaaaaagactgaGTCGCGGATCTCGCcctctttaagacgtttcgcaGCTCTGTTTCTTTGTACTAATAGATTTCTATTGCTTCATCGTCCTTGAGATAAAATAATTGTGTTCTTCAATTATTTTTTGCACTGAAACTAATCGAAATCtcaacaataaaataaatactatGCTATGCTAAAAAATCTTACGGAAAGAAAGTTTTATGAAgagtttttcttatttttctcatATCAAAATGAAGAATGAAAGGTGTTTATCTGAGGAGACAATTAAGAGAGACTtggaaattaatttttgaaacgTTTGTAATCAAGGGGAAGGTTATGTTGGAAATTAAATCTAAAACGGTAATAAAACGTTTGATTCTTTAATTATGCAATAcaaattttgtttggtttgttaTCAACTTTCTAATTGTgttatttatttactttctatcattaattttaaatatactttgaaattttatttttagtttttgaatgttaattatttttatctcgttctaattatttttttcacttTGCCCCCTATCTGTTATAGTGTTGAGAGATGGATGTTGAACTCTCCATTACCCTAGATCAATTTAGATCTAAATAGATCTATTTAAACCACCTCTTATCCAAGATCAATCATTTCTACGACGTTTGATAATATCAAAATGCAATagtatatatattgaaaaacgGAAGATCAATCATTTTTACGACGTTTGATAATACCAAAAtgcaataatatatatattgaaaaacaAAAGATGAATCATTTCTGGACGTTTGATAATACCAAAATGCAATAGTATATACATCATAGACACATTTAGATCATAAAGTAGCGGTGCCTATATTGATAGAAATTTTatataataagataataaccttaaaccctaaattatattaattaaagtCAAACTCGATAAAAGTAATATATAGTAGAAAATAAAGTTGTGTGTTTAAAAGTCATAATTAACATTATTTTGGTAAAAGACATGTGTTGGACACACTACCTGAAAGGCAGAATACAAGTGTTTTTGTTTCCTATATATACATACTATAACTTTCGTTTAGAAAAGTGGACACATGTTTACATTCAATAATTTGTAACTTACGTTAAAATTATGAAAGggttaaaattagttttatcAGATTTAAAAATCActccaaaaaaaatttaattactcaaaattaaatcaaattttaaaatttacatttttagcacaatttttacaaaattatttcaACCATATCAAATTCATTCCAAAAGAAATgcgaaagaaaaaaagaaaacttgttTAATAAATGCAAGTTCTTGGCCCACCTCCCAAGTTGTCTACACGATGCCTCGTGGCACCACTTGTCTACACTCTTAACATTTGTCACGTGGGCTTTAATGTGTATAGATTTGATTTATTACCTTTTATTATCCCCAAGACAACCAACATCTATAACTACAAGTAAACTCAAACCCTAATGGTGAATAGTGGCATATATTCTTGTTCCTCTTCATTAAGGAAACCAAAACACACCTTCTTATACTTCCCATCAACATCTCCCTTCACTTATAGCatgagggagaaaaaaaaatcaaaaccacccaaaaaagaaaaaaggtaagAATTTTGTGAAGAACAACAAATGAGGAGCATTACTACAACAAAAGGAGAAGCATCATCGTCAAGAAAAAGCTCTAAAGGGCAAAATGAGACAACAAAAAAGACAAGAATTATAAGAATCATAGGAAGATGTTTGTTGAGTGTAATATTTCTTGTTGGTCTTGCAATGGTCATATGTTGGCTTGTCGTGTTCCCCAAAAATCCTCGTTTCGTTGTGGAAACTGGCAAAGTAATAGCCCATAATTCAACTCATAATATGCTCAATGCCACCATAGCTTTCACTGTTAAATGCTACAACCCCAACAAAAGAGCCTCCATTTATTTGCACTCTATGAGGATGATAATTACTAGTATGGGCCAGGCATTTTCGTCCGCCATGCCGATGTTTATGCAGACTCCTGGAAACCAAACCGTCTTGTCCCCTGCTGTCGATGTCAACTTCGACTACCCATTTGGGCACCGGGAAGAGATAAATCCCGAGCTTCACTTCTCTGCTGAAATCAGGTATAAAACATTTGACTTTTGATACATATCTGGGGTGCATCTTAATATACACCTATCTTCTTTATGCATTCCATAATCACATCACACACAccacaataataaaataaaatatttgataaaaaatGTAAGAATAATTTGTCACTTGAAAAATTGTGATTAAAGAATTTGATTGTATAGATAAATATAGGTGTAGTTTGAAAACCCTTACTTCTTTTTCTACATATATAATCTATTGTTAGGTTTCGTTGAGGTCAaattttttactttaattttacatttaaaattatatgtttgtgggtactttattgaataaaatcaTTTGGTTTGCCTCGATTTTCACCTGAATTACTAACGTGATAACTAGTTCTCGTTGttagattttgaaaattaacTAGGCTTACTTCTACAAATAAATATCTTTCTTTTGCCATCTactttaatttctatttttaaaatataagcCTATTTTTTTAACACTAAAAAAGTAGTTCTTAGAATTTTCTTTCGATCTAATTCCTACTTTCGGCTCTGTTGTTATCAGCTATAGTGTCGGGCACTGGACGTCGAGACCTCGGTTGCTCCAGATCTATTGTAATAATCTCTTGCTGAGGATCAATGATACTAGAACTTTtgaaaataccaaatgcaaTGTGGATCTTTGAGATCTGATATATTTGTTTATGTTATTCTTGTTGAATAATCCAACAGATTTGTAACCTCAAaagttcatttttcttttcggttttttttttttctaataatcaAGAAAAATGTTATGGAACATGTGAGAGGTTCAGACAGGTTAGAGTATATTATAGAATTTGTTATAGGTGTggtgtaaaaaaaatagaaaaagcatATAAATTTTAGCTTAATTGCTTAAAAAGATCCATATAACTTGGAACCTCTAAAGGTAATTTTTTAttaagacaaaaaaatataaagaaaaagaatctttttctttcatgtgaagtttttctttattattcttTCTTCCTTTGTTCATGGATTGAAGTTCTCCTACCATCTTTCactaaaaaaaacataaaaaataaccATATTAGAATATTAGAATGGCTATTAAAAAAGGAATCCTTGAAACaaataattttacaaaaatcCATAAATAAAATCACAAAAGTTTTGAACTAaatcagagaaaaaaaaatttctacAGAGAATCTAAGTATCAATAAAAATATCCAATAATGTCTAACCTTTTGAACAAGTTTTAGATACAGGATAGTAGATAAATAGTCAAAAGGAAGTTATAACAAATGTGAATCCTATGTATCGTCcaataaatttcaaatatttcaactcTAAGATTGTTCAAGTTTATCTAACTATCATGCCTTGTCTTATCAACTAGGAACAAACAAGTAAATGAAATGGGTTAAAAAACTTATATTAAGTTTGAAAAGTGAAAGAAGATATGAATATAAAATtgggattttttcaaaaatagaaaaagttgacaaactatttttttttagaaaatgataCGACTTGAATCATTATGTGCACCCAAACATCTTCACTAGGTAGACACTCTTTTAGC comes from Cucumis melo cultivar AY chromosome 12, USDA_Cmelo_AY_1.0, whole genome shotgun sequence and encodes:
- the LOC103500709 gene encoding NDR1/HIN1-like protein 26: MRSITTTKGEASSSRKSSKGQNETTKKTRIIRIIGRCLLSVIFLVGLAMVICWLVVFPKNPRFVVETGKVIAHNSTHNMLNATIAFTVKCYNPNKRASIYLHSMRMIITSMGQAFSSAMPMFMQTPGNQTVLSPAVDVNFDYPFGHREEINPELHFSAEISYSVGHWTSRPRLLQIYCNNLLLRINDTRTFENTKCNVDL